From Lysinibacillus sp. SGAir0095, the proteins below share one genomic window:
- a CDS encoding aminotransferase class I/II-fold pyridoxal phosphate-dependent enzyme: MNVTPSKKMSLFQPAIFSSLKTYAKQQEKISNQSLIDLSLGSPDIPPHDMLLKSMSELSKQPTSYGYTLTGSSGFFEAVARYYSRVNKVVLDPETEIVQTIGSQEGLVHLPIAFCDPGDYILTTNPGYVAYAAGITLAGATPFYIPLDENNGFLPNLEEIPEDIADKAKLLILNMPGNPVPMAPSLEYFTEVVDFAKKHNIIVLHDAAYSEFYFSGDAPISFLAVPGAKEVGLEINSLSKSFSLAGARVAYIVGNAEMIAIMKQLKSNLDFGIFDPIQETAILALDHAEEITTPLRDTFAERHKILMKGLQELDWEIAPSNGGMFVWAKYPFEIDSVSFAFKAIEQTGVLMVPGTAFGSEGEGYVRLALVQNVGLLKEAVTRLKSLSI; the protein is encoded by the coding sequence TTGAATGTGACCCCCTCAAAGAAAATGTCGTTATTCCAGCCTGCAATATTTTCCAGTTTGAAAACTTATGCCAAGCAACAAGAGAAAATTAGTAACCAAAGTTTAATTGATTTAAGCTTAGGTAGTCCCGATATCCCACCACATGACATGCTTCTTAAATCTATGTCTGAATTAAGTAAACAGCCTACTTCTTACGGCTACACACTAACTGGCTCGTCAGGATTTTTTGAAGCAGTGGCAAGATACTATTCACGCGTAAATAAAGTGGTATTAGATCCTGAGACTGAAATTGTCCAAACCATTGGCTCACAGGAAGGGTTAGTTCACTTACCTATTGCGTTTTGTGACCCAGGAGATTACATTTTAACGACAAACCCTGGTTATGTTGCCTATGCAGCAGGAATCACTTTAGCTGGTGCAACACCCTTTTACATACCACTAGATGAAAATAATGGTTTTCTACCAAACCTTGAAGAGATTCCGGAAGACATAGCAGACAAGGCAAAACTGTTAATATTAAATATGCCTGGAAATCCAGTTCCAATGGCGCCCTCTCTCGAATACTTTACTGAAGTAGTCGACTTTGCCAAAAAGCATAATATTATCGTTTTGCATGATGCAGCTTATTCTGAATTTTACTTTTCTGGAGATGCCCCAATTAGCTTCCTAGCAGTACCTGGGGCAAAGGAAGTTGGCTTGGAAATCAACTCTCTTTCAAAAAGCTTTAGTTTAGCTGGAGCACGAGTTGCTTATATTGTAGGAAACGCTGAAATGATTGCAATCATGAAGCAGTTGAAATCTAATTTAGACTTCGGGATTTTCGACCCCATTCAAGAGACGGCTATACTTGCATTAGACCATGCAGAAGAAATAACTACTCCTTTACGAGATACTTTTGCAGAACGTCACAAAATACTTATGAAAGGACTTCAAGAACTGGACTGGGAAATAGCACCGTCTAACGGCGGAATGTTTGTATGGGCAAAGTATCCATTTGAAATTGATAGTGTCTCCTTTGCCTTTAAAGCGATAGAGCAAACCGGCGTCCTAATGGTGCCTGGCACAGCATTTGGTTCAGAAGGAGAAGGCTATGTACGTCTGGCACTTGTTCAAAATGTAGGGCTATTAAAAGAAGCAGTTACTCGCTTAAAAAGCCTATCCAT
- a CDS encoding ATP-binding protein, whose protein sequence is MIVHSLSGPSGTGKSTSAIQFAYENQIEAIIDDGLLIINGEKIAGTSAKFEKNTITAVRRAIFQDEEHRMMVLKALKEYQIQSILIIGTSDKMTKKIAKRLQLEPINYIHHIEEIRSNREIQMAKFIRNTQGKHVMPIPYRQVEQNFFKRFIQRGFDIFSKNKVKLGETTIVQPDFHQQIIYISKTVYVDLVRYLISQYRVIAKIDTVHFVMKDYHQILYITVYLASPVNYDVQDKMRGLQQLIAEQFIRHFEFEPSAIRLNIKGIV, encoded by the coding sequence ATGATTGTACATTCTTTAAGTGGGCCGAGTGGAACTGGTAAAAGTACAAGTGCTATTCAATTTGCCTATGAAAATCAAATTGAAGCCATTATCGATGATGGGTTATTAATCATCAATGGAGAAAAAATCGCCGGGACATCAGCTAAATTTGAAAAAAATACAATAACTGCAGTACGTCGAGCAATTTTCCAAGATGAAGAACATAGAATGATGGTCTTAAAAGCCTTAAAAGAATACCAAATCCAATCAATTCTCATCATAGGAACCTCAGATAAAATGACGAAAAAGATTGCAAAACGCCTCCAGCTTGAACCAATCAACTATATACATCATATTGAAGAAATTCGTTCAAATAGAGAAATACAGATGGCGAAATTTATAAGAAATACACAGGGTAAACATGTAATGCCCATTCCGTATAGACAAGTAGAGCAGAATTTTTTCAAACGGTTTATTCAGAGGGGCTTCGATATTTTCTCAAAAAATAAAGTGAAATTGGGAGAGACGACGATTGTGCAGCCTGATTTTCATCAACAAATAATTTATATATCCAAAACTGTATATGTTGATTTAGTGAGATATTTAATTAGTCAATATCGTGTAATTGCAAAAATTGATACGGTCCATTTTGTTATGAAGGATTACCATCAAATACTTTATATCACCGTTTATTTAGCTTCACCAGTCAATTATGATGTGCAGGATAAAATGCGGGGGCTCCAGCAATTAATTGCTGAGCAGTTTATACGACATTTCGAATTTGAACCTTCTGCTATTAGACTCAATATTAAAGGGATTGTTTGA
- a CDS encoding enoyl-CoA hydratase/isomerase family protein, with amino-acid sequence MQVRTTRLKEEEAKIIYQETAGLAIITIHRPRLKNALTSNMWTQLADIALKTLDNPKNKVLILRGSGENFTAGSDIKEFNSISLEEAEEAFVHMEKTISTIERLPIPVIGVINGPAMGAGLELALACDIRIGSDKARMGIPVGKLGITINNKFAKRLVDLVGPSATKDFVFTGRMYKAEEAFKAGMLNYLVAEKDLNKFAIRMGKLVAGMSPSSVLAVKRTVQECLDSAPVLWKTSTPFVDPHDFPEGVRAFVEKRQPRFSRK; translated from the coding sequence ATGCAGGTACGTACTACAAGACTAAAGGAAGAAGAGGCTAAAATTATCTATCAAGAAACTGCTGGACTTGCAATTATTACAATCCACCGACCTAGACTTAAGAATGCTTTGACTTCAAATATGTGGACACAGCTAGCAGATATAGCATTAAAAACACTAGATAATCCTAAAAATAAAGTTTTAATTTTACGAGGATCTGGTGAGAATTTTACCGCAGGTTCTGACATTAAAGAGTTTAACTCAATTTCCTTAGAGGAAGCTGAAGAAGCCTTTGTTCATATGGAAAAAACGATTTCCACTATAGAAAGATTACCGATTCCTGTAATCGGTGTTATTAACGGACCTGCAATGGGAGCTGGTTTAGAATTGGCATTAGCCTGTGATATTCGAATTGGTTCGGACAAAGCACGAATGGGAATTCCTGTTGGAAAGCTCGGTATTACAATTAATAACAAGTTTGCTAAACGGCTTGTTGATTTAGTTGGCCCATCTGCAACTAAGGATTTCGTTTTTACCGGACGTATGTATAAAGCAGAAGAAGCTTTTAAGGCTGGAATGTTAAATTATTTAGTCGCTGAAAAAGATTTAAATAAATTCGCAATTCGTATGGGGAAGCTAGTTGCCGGAATGTCCCCTTCATCAGTACTCGCTGTAAAACGTACTGTTCAGGAATGTTTAGATTCTGCACCAGTTTTATGGAAGACCTCTACACCATTTGTTGATCCACATGATTTTCCTGAAGGTGTCCGCGCATTTGTTGAAAAACGCCAACCGAGATTTTCACGTAAATAA
- a CDS encoding tyrosine-type recombinase/integrase produces the protein MDELVTNYRAYLQSLSKSPHTIKQYGIDTHQFLQFMNEHHYTFNDPLGKIVDGYNEYLEVAFSSVASINRKRASLQHFLTFLKQRDIIGEIPKGLFKPMRTEKQAIQTLSVNQVKLASNYWCGVFEAAEDTEFKWIALRNFCIMNIMLETGVKPSEIVGLKWSHIMDNEITFIQNKKIRKLSLSMTILKWLHLFHLETEALLPLSKNCEFVWLGLGNKQNEPITVKTIERIFQSTSEKLGFKVTATSLRYTLIDKEVKQLHGKQLEDFMRYGYSRKSVLKERLNLINKSP, from the coding sequence ATGGATGAATTAGTAACAAATTATAGGGCATATTTACAATCATTAAGCAAATCGCCCCATACCATCAAGCAATACGGTATTGATACACACCAATTCCTACAATTTATGAATGAACATCATTACACTTTCAACGATCCACTAGGCAAAATAGTTGATGGCTATAATGAATATTTAGAAGTTGCCTTTTCATCTGTTGCTAGCATAAACCGCAAGAGAGCCTCATTACAGCATTTTTTAACCTTTCTGAAGCAACGCGATATAATAGGAGAAATACCAAAAGGTTTATTCAAACCAATGAGGACAGAAAAACAAGCAATACAGACCTTGAGTGTTAATCAAGTGAAATTGGCTTCGAATTATTGGTGTGGTGTATTTGAAGCAGCTGAAGATACTGAGTTTAAATGGATCGCATTAAGAAATTTTTGCATTATGAATATTATGTTGGAAACTGGAGTTAAGCCTTCTGAAATTGTAGGATTGAAATGGTCCCACATAATGGATAATGAGATTACATTTATTCAAAATAAAAAAATAAGAAAGCTTTCATTATCAATGACTATTCTTAAATGGCTGCATTTATTTCATTTGGAGACAGAAGCCTTACTACCTTTAAGTAAAAATTGTGAGTTTGTTTGGCTTGGCCTAGGAAATAAACAGAACGAACCCATTACTGTGAAAACGATTGAACGAATTTTCCAATCTACCTCTGAAAAACTTGGTTTTAAAGTGACTGCCACTTCACTTCGATATACACTTATTGATAAAGAGGTTAAACAGCTTCACGGTAAACAGTTAGAAGACTTTATGCGATATGGCTATTCACGTAAAAGTGTTTTGAAAGAACGACTAAATCTGATTAATAAATCCCCCTAA
- a CDS encoding PTS transporter subunit IIC yields MKDFFSKLLTGMSLGIVVCLIPNALVGEILKLIIPYIPFLETVLNASVIVMSLLPVIIGVMAGIQFKLTPIQTCSVGLAAFVGSGVTTVMEDGSITMAGIGTVINIGLTTALAILFVQFLGTKLKDWTLLAMPALTIFIPGLMGLAILPYVKNSSLIIGNVIMYLTDLQPVLMGALIAMIFSVLIISPISTIGVATVIMLSGIGAGAANLGVCASGVGMCIASYRSNNFGTAIAHVASAKIQMRNFLMKPKIALPMILTAAILGGLAGVFQIEGTPYSAGFGLAGFVGPLKYLDIVGWQMESMIISLTLFIGLPIVLNLLFIKLFETKLKWVKSEDYKVNYE; encoded by the coding sequence ATGAAAGATTTTTTTAGTAAGTTATTAACTGGTATGAGTTTAGGAATTGTTGTTTGCTTGATTCCAAATGCTCTTGTCGGAGAAATATTAAAATTAATTATTCCCTATATCCCCTTTTTAGAAACTGTTTTAAATGCTTCCGTTATTGTAATGAGTTTACTTCCAGTTATTATTGGGGTTATGGCAGGAATTCAATTTAAATTAACACCGATTCAAACTTGCTCGGTTGGATTAGCTGCATTTGTTGGCAGTGGTGTAACAACAGTTATGGAAGATGGATCTATAACGATGGCAGGAATCGGGACAGTTATCAATATTGGTTTAACAACAGCACTAGCAATTCTTTTTGTTCAATTTTTAGGAACAAAATTAAAGGATTGGACTTTGCTTGCCATGCCAGCATTAACAATCTTCATTCCTGGGTTAATGGGCCTTGCTATCCTTCCATATGTGAAAAACAGCTCATTAATAATTGGTAATGTTATTATGTATTTAACAGATCTCCAACCGGTCCTAATGGGTGCACTTATTGCAATGATATTCTCGGTACTTATTATCTCTCCAATATCAACAATTGGAGTTGCAACCGTTATTATGCTATCAGGAATCGGGGCTGGTGCTGCTAATCTTGGAGTTTGTGCTTCTGGCGTCGGAATGTGTATCGCAAGCTATCGCTCGAATAATTTTGGTACAGCTATTGCTCATGTGGCATCTGCAAAAATCCAAATGCGCAACTTCCTTATGAAGCCGAAAATTGCTTTACCTATGATTTTAACAGCTGCTATTTTAGGGGGGCTAGCTGGTGTATTCCAAATAGAAGGAACTCCATACAGTGCTGGCTTTGGACTAGCAGGGTTCGTTGGTCCACTTAAATATCTTGATATTGTAGGATGGCAAATGGAAAGCATGATTATTTCTCTAACATTATTCATAGGCTTACCAATCGTTTTAAATTTATTATTTATAAAACTATTTGAAACTAAGCTAAAATGGGTTAAATCAGAAGATTATAAAGTAAATTATGAATAA
- a CDS encoding GatB/YqeY domain-containing protein, with product MLKEKVFEQLKTAMKEKNVLAKGVFTLLKSALDTAEKEKGAALTKDEEISIVNREIKQTNQALDGAKQANRDDLIEKEEAKLTLLKSFLPKQLTEDEIVAVLTEAGVSKGMNMGDAMKIAKPILAGKADSATISKVVKSLI from the coding sequence ATGCTGAAAGAAAAAGTATTTGAACAATTAAAAACGGCTATGAAGGAAAAGAATGTATTGGCAAAAGGAGTATTTACTCTTTTAAAATCTGCTTTGGATACAGCAGAGAAAGAAAAAGGTGCAGCGCTTACAAAAGATGAAGAAATTTCAATTGTCAATCGTGAAATTAAACAAACAAATCAAGCATTAGATGGTGCAAAACAAGCAAATCGAGACGATTTAATTGAAAAAGAAGAAGCCAAGCTCACGCTTTTAAAAAGCTTCTTACCAAAACAATTAACAGAAGATGAAATTGTTGCTGTGTTAACTGAAGCTGGAGTTAGTAAAGGGATGAATATGGGGGATGCCATGAAGATTGCAAAACCGATATTGGCTGGTAAAGCAGATAGTGCAACTATTTCAAAAGTAGTAAAAAGTTTAATTTAA
- a CDS encoding transcriptional regulator, translated as MSSYRDGYDYYVMRCMDFELEPINFYYFVQQLSQEQLEVFNEQAKQMKGWK; from the coding sequence ATGTCTAGTTATCGTGATGGTTATGATTATTATGTGATGAGATGTATGGATTTTGAGCTAGAGCCAATTAATTTTTATTATTTTGTTCAACAATTATCACAAGAACAGCTGGAAGTGTTCAATGAGCAAGCAAAACAAATGAAAGGGTGGAAGTAG
- a CDS encoding transcriptional regulator, whose translation MVDYNIGYDYYKQACQQYGLEPINFAYYLLSLSKAQLDAFNERAQPKRGHDLED comes from the coding sequence ATGGTGGATTACAATATTGGCTATGATTATTATAAACAAGCATGTCAGCAGTATGGATTAGAGCCTATTAATTTTGCCTATTATCTATTAAGCTTGTCAAAAGCACAATTGGATGCATTTAATGAGCGTGCTCAACCAAAAAGGGGGCATGATCTTGAAGATTGA
- a CDS encoding EAL domain-containing protein: MINNNLQLTKTTFMEHTYEELKDIKAAIDEAVILAVTDSKGNITAVNDRFCELSKYSRKELIGQNHRILNSRFHTKDFFNTMWKTISNGETWNGEICNRAKDGTLYWVQTTIVPFLNKNGVPYQYISIRTDITEQKNIQMITHFANHDVLTGLPNRRYLAQKLKLLIEKSNENHSKFALFFIDINRFRHINDALGHNIGDLFLVEVAQRFKSMDSNGDSFYRLNGDEFVYLLEDIDLLSEMATKLMKMFEEPYVFDRYEFYSTISIGISLFPEHGYDVDSLLVSADLAMYVAKNRKGNQYEIFKKLMQGKNDQILILESKLRNAIKEDLLEIHYQPKMDVKTEQLVGMEALLRWTDEELGLIPPNEFIPFAEECGLINGIGEWVLKTAALQIKEWEKQLNFHLRVAINISPLHFKEPNFVGRLVEILEETKVRAELLEIEITEMSMMDYNDDLINKIQEVKKIGLTVAIDDFGTGYSSLGYLKEFPVDTLKIDRSFIVNIREGESGVAMVAAIIALAHALKLKVVAEGVETIEELEILKQYNCEYVQGYYFSKPLNVADITQKMHRELSK, translated from the coding sequence ATGATAAACAATAACTTACAGTTAACAAAGACCACATTCATGGAGCATACATATGAAGAACTAAAAGATATCAAAGCGGCTATAGATGAAGCTGTTATACTAGCTGTAACCGATTCAAAGGGAAATATTACTGCAGTAAACGATCGGTTTTGTGAACTCTCAAAATATAGTCGAAAAGAATTAATTGGTCAAAATCACCGTATTTTAAATTCAAGATTTCATACGAAAGATTTCTTTAATACGATGTGGAAAACTATTAGTAATGGGGAAACCTGGAATGGTGAGATATGCAACCGTGCAAAAGACGGAACTCTTTATTGGGTTCAGACTACTATTGTACCTTTTTTAAATAAAAATGGAGTACCTTACCAGTATATCTCTATTAGAACAGATATAACGGAACAAAAAAATATCCAGATGATTACACATTTTGCGAATCATGATGTGTTAACCGGGTTACCAAACCGTAGATATTTAGCTCAAAAGCTAAAGCTGCTTATTGAGAAAAGTAATGAAAACCATTCTAAATTTGCTCTTTTCTTTATTGATATTAATCGATTCCGACATATTAATGATGCACTTGGCCACAATATCGGGGACTTATTTTTAGTTGAAGTTGCCCAAAGATTTAAATCAATGGATAGTAATGGAGACTCATTCTATCGATTAAACGGAGACGAATTTGTATATTTACTCGAAGATATAGATTTGCTTTCAGAAATGGCGACAAAACTTATGAAAATGTTTGAAGAACCATATGTCTTTGATAGGTATGAATTTTATTCTACGATCAGTATTGGAATAAGCTTATTCCCTGAGCATGGATATGACGTAGATAGTTTACTAGTAAGTGCCGATTTAGCTATGTATGTAGCTAAAAATAGAAAGGGAAATCAATATGAGATTTTCAAAAAGCTTATGCAAGGGAAAAATGACCAGATATTGATATTGGAATCCAAGCTTCGAAATGCTATAAAAGAAGATCTTTTGGAAATCCACTATCAACCGAAGATGGATGTAAAAACTGAACAACTGGTTGGGATGGAAGCGCTACTTCGGTGGACAGATGAAGAATTAGGTCTTATACCGCCAAATGAATTCATTCCTTTTGCAGAAGAGTGTGGGTTAATCAATGGCATTGGAGAATGGGTATTAAAAACAGCCGCCCTACAAATAAAAGAGTGGGAAAAGCAGTTGAATTTTCATCTAAGAGTAGCTATTAATATTTCTCCTTTACACTTTAAAGAACCGAATTTTGTTGGTCGACTTGTTGAAATACTGGAAGAAACAAAAGTAAGAGCCGAGCTTTTAGAAATTGAAATTACTGAAATGAGCATGATGGATTATAATGATGATCTTATAAATAAGATTCAAGAAGTAAAAAAAATTGGTCTAACAGTGGCAATTGATGATTTTGGAACAGGCTACAGTTCTCTTGGTTATTTGAAAGAATTCCCAGTCGACACGCTTAAAATAGATCGAAGCTTCATCGTCAATATACGTGAAGGGGAATCCGGAGTGGCCATGGTAGCAGCAATCATTGCA